A single region of the Candidatus Ancaeobacter aquaticus genome encodes:
- a CDS encoding glycosyltransferase, which translates to MYEKKDIIKFYNAFARDREFWRVKNKYYHQELNRLVSFLVPQKSSVVEIGCSDGELLDTLKPVEGVGVDFSENMLECAKKKYPNYTFELQDAEDIKLERKFDYIVMSDLVGELNDVWKAFRELKKITHSRSRVVVTYHNFLWEPFLKLAERLKLKIPQMNQNWLSLKDLRDLLDLNGYEVIKEGYHLLFPKHIPILSAFMNKFIAKLPFIKKLCLIIYLVAREKENEGVENTKEFSCSIIIPTKNEAGNIEGAVERVPNIGKSFELIFVDGNSTDGTVEKINDMKEKYKDKKDISLIHQGDGKGKGDAVRKGFAAAKGDVLMILDSDLTVPPEELPQFYCALSEGRGDFINGCRLVYQMESQAMRFLNLLGNKFFGMLFSWILEQPIKDTLCGTKVLFKSDYERIVAGRDYFGDFDPFGDFDLLFGASKLNMKIVEMPVHYKDRVYGDIKIRRFFHGWLLLRMSGLAFLKLKMFS; encoded by the coding sequence ATGTACGAAAAAAAAGACATTATTAAATTTTACAACGCATTTGCCCGCGATAGAGAGTTTTGGAGAGTAAAAAACAAATATTATCACCAGGAGCTTAATCGATTAGTTTCATTTCTTGTTCCACAGAAAAGCTCAGTGGTTGAAATTGGGTGTAGTGACGGAGAGCTTCTTGATACATTGAAACCGGTTGAAGGAGTGGGGGTGGATTTTAGCGAGAATATGTTGGAGTGTGCAAAAAAGAAATATCCTAATTATACATTTGAACTGCAAGATGCTGAAGATATAAAATTGGAGAGAAAATTTGACTATATAGTGATGTCTGACCTTGTCGGTGAGCTCAACGATGTCTGGAAGGCCTTTAGGGAATTGAAAAAAATCACTCATAGTAGGAGCAGAGTTGTTGTTACGTATCATAATTTTTTATGGGAACCGTTTTTAAAACTAGCAGAAAGATTAAAGTTGAAAATACCGCAAATGAATCAGAATTGGTTGTCTCTCAAGGATTTAAGAGATCTTCTAGATCTAAACGGTTACGAAGTTATTAAAGAAGGATATCATTTATTGTTTCCAAAACATATACCCATACTGTCAGCTTTTATGAACAAGTTTATTGCAAAGCTGCCATTCATAAAAAAGCTTTGTCTGATCATATATCTGGTTGCAAGAGAAAAAGAAAATGAGGGTGTTGAAAATACAAAGGAATTTTCATGTTCGATTATTATCCCTACGAAGAATGAGGCAGGAAATATTGAAGGTGCGGTTGAAAGAGTACCTAATATAGGTAAATCTTTTGAGCTTATCTTTGTTGACGGTAATTCTACCGATGGGACAGTAGAAAAAATAAACGATATGAAAGAGAAATATAAAGATAAAAAAGATATTTCATTAATACATCAGGGTGATGGAAAAGGAAAAGGCGATGCGGTCCGTAAAGGATTTGCTGCTGCTAAAGGAGATGTTCTCATGATCCTCGATTCTGATTTGACTGTTCCGCCAGAGGAGTTGCCCCAGTTTTATTGTGCGTTGTCTGAAGGACGCGGGGATTTTATTAACGGATGCAGACTGGTGTATCAGATGGAAAGCCAAGCCATGCGGTTTTTAAATCTTTTAGGAAATAAATTCTTTGGAATGTTGTTTAGTTGGATATTAGAGCAGCCCATAAAAGACACTTTATGCGGAACAAAGGTTTTGTTTAAATCTGATTATGAAAGAATCGTTGCCGGGAGAGATTATTTTGGTGATTTCGATCCATTTGGCGATTTTGATCTCCTTTTTGGGGCATCAAAACTTAATATGAAAATAGTAGAAATGCCTGTCCATTATAAAGACAGAGTTTATGGTGATATTAAAATAAGACGTTTCTTTCATGGCTGGCTTTTACTCCGAATGAGCGGATTAGCTTTTTTAAAATTAAAAATGTTCTCTTAA